Genomic DNA from Gammaproteobacteria bacterium:
ACAACTGCACATTCTCCAACATGACCTGACTGAACCATCAAAATATCATTTTCTTTTAGTTGTGAATTTTTTTGCTTTGTATGAAATTCATCATTAATAAAAATCATTCCCTTATTATTAATGCTGTTTTTTTTAATATTTTTGCCTTGAATATAGCAAATTCCTGTTTCTCTATAGTGTGGCGTCGCAGTACCAACAAAACCATTTGTAACAACAGGGAAAGAGCTAATGAAAGACTTCTCTTCCCAGTCAGGATAATTGTTTGAGTTTTGAATGGAACACACCCCTGTTGACACACCCCTGACCCCTCTCGAGAGGGGACTGTTGGAGTCCGGTTTAAAGCGGATTTCTTGGTTAAATATCTTTTGCATCAGGCCTTTTTTGTAGGTTTCTAGGGCGGTTTTTTTTTGTTTGAGCAAGCCGATGCGTTTATCCACAGCGGTGAGGAAGTTGGCGATTTTTTGTTGTTCTCTTAAAGTTGGTTCATTGACTGAATAAGTTGATAATTGAGGGGCTGTTAGTTGGGGCACACCTGTACTTTCAATAAATAAGTTGATTTGATTTATCAAATATTCAAAAAATACAATATCAATATCATGTTTCGGTTTTAGAATAAGCAATCTAACAATTGGGTAAAATTTATGATCTCTTGCATGAGCTATTCCAATATTAACCCCTCTACCTGTTACAGTAATAACATTTTCATTAACCTTAAAAATATTTGAAAAACCATACAATCCCTTTGCTTTTTCAGCATTAGCATAAATTGGATAGGGAAACTCACTTGTTTTAATGTGGCTTACATGCGATTTTTTTATATCGCCCCCCGCTGTAATATTAAATACCTTACTTAAATTTACCTTTTTCCAATCATCATCAAATCCCGGAAACCTCAACTCTGGCACCAATTTTACATTATCCATTGATCCCTCCATGCGCTTCGCTTAGTCGATATGACAAGGGGGTGAGCGCTTCGCTTAGTCGAGATGACGGGGGAGTGTACACTTCGCTTAGTCGAGATGTCGAGTTTTTATTCCTTATTGTTAATTGCACATTGTTCATTGTTAATTGCTAAAACGGCGTCCCAATCCCCAATTCATCACAAAACTTTTGAATGTCCTTATTGATTTCATCCAGTTCTTTGTCCAATTGCTTTAACTCCATTGAAACGGCTTTTAAGTCCACCGGTTCTTCTTCCTCAAAGGTATCAACATAGCGTGGGATGTTGAGGTTGTAGTCGTTTTCGGCGATCTCTTCCAAGCTGGCGACATAACTGTATTTGTCTATGATTTTGCGGTTGCGGTAGGTGTCAATAATCAAATCGACATCGTCGTCACGCAGGACGTTTTGGTTGCCTTCTTTGATAAAGTGATCATCACCACTGGCATCGATAAACACCACTTTATCATCTGGCTGACGGTTCTTTTTCAGTACCAGAATACAAGTCGGTATGGAGGTGCCGTAAAAGATATTGGCAGGTAATCCAATAACTGCATCCAGTGCGTTCATTTCCTTAATCAGGTACTCACGAATCTCGCTCTCTGCCGCTCCGTGAAATAACACGCCATGCGGAAATACGGATGCCATGATGCCGTTGTCATCCAGCTGATACAGCATGTGGGTGAGAAAGGCGTAGTCAGCTTTGGTTTTCGGTGCCAGTCGTCCATAAGGGCTGAAACGGTCGTCGGAGTCGTTGAGCGGATTGGCGCTGCTTTTCCAATGAGCCGAGAATGGCGGATTGGCAACTACGGCTTCGAACTTTTGTTCGATGTGTTTAGGTTCTTCCAGTGTGTCGGCTTGCTGAATATCAAAATTACGGTAATGCACGCCGTGCAGTATCATGTTCATGCGTGCCAGATTGTAGGTGGTGCGGTTGAGCTCCTGACCGCAGAATTCTTCCACTTTTGCCTCGCGTGCCACCCGTAGTAATAACGAACCGGAACCGCAGGTCGGATCATAAACCGAACGCAAACGCTGTTTGCCGGTGGTGACCAGTTTGGCAAGAATTTTGGAAACCTTTTGTGGTGTATAAAACTCTCCGGCGGATTTGCCGGCTCCGGCTGCGAATTTAGCGATTAAATATTCGTAAGCATCACCCAGTACATCGGATTCGACGTCTTCCAGTTTGAAATCTATCTTGCTGAGGAAACCGAGAATTTCCACCACGATGTCGTTGCGCCGCGCGACGGTGCGACCGATTTTATTGGACTGCAAATCGAGGTCTTCGAATAAAGCGTTGAAATCCTCTTCGGATTCGGTGTTGCGGGTGCTGTTCTCGATGTGATTTAAAACCGCTTGCAAATCGTCCAGGATGTAGTTGGATTCACCCTCGACCCGGGACTGACCTTTGGCAACCAGAACCTGAAACAATTCCGCAGGAGCAAGAGAATAACCGAGTGTGAGAACTGATTCTTCTTCTATCACTTTGAGCGTGTCTGTATCGGTGATTTGGGTGTATTCGGTGATGTCTTCGCCTTTCAGCAGATCATTGGCGTAAAGATGTTGTTTCTCAGAAAGGTATTTGAAAAAGATGAAGCCAAGAATGTAATCCCGGTAATCATCGGCACTGATTTTGCCCCGCAGCAAATTGGCAATGCCCCAAAGCTGGGTTTCGAGGTTTTTTTTCTGGTCTTCGGTCATGGGTTACTTAACTTTTTGTCTTTCCAATAATATACCTTATTCCTCATTAATTTACAAAATGGTTTTTAGCTATGTTCGTTTTAAAATTTATTTGTTGGGTGATGATTTTCAGATATTTTTTTTAAATGAGCGTTACTATTATTGTTATTATTTCTAATTTTGCATTAGAATTAGCTGACATTTTTAAACCAATGACCATGAACAATTTTAAGTTATTTTCAATTCTTGTTTTATTCCCTTTTTATCTGCTTGCTGATGGAATCAAATCCGATGCTCCAATTAGTAAACCGTATAAAGACAAATTTATGTTTCTGATTAATTCAGATCCGCAGATGGGTGATCAATTTACTGAGAAATCAGGTCTGCAGGTTTTGAATGAGTTATTGGAAATGTTTGTTTATGAGACTAATTCACGAAAGTTAAAAGATAAACCCGATTTTGTGGTCTGGAATGGTGATTTGGTGTGGGATGCCTATCAAAATGCTTTTGATAATTTCCAAAGGATTGTTGCAAAAATGAAAATCCCTTCCGTTTTGGTTCATGGCAATCATGATGGGTATGACGATGATCCTAAGTTTCTTAATTTGCAAGAGAATATATCTGGTTATCGACAACTCAATTATTCTTTTGATTATGGAAAATGGCACTTTGTAGTGATTTCTGCTCAGGAAAAATATAATAAGGATGAACAAAAAAAAGAGTTGCTTGATTGGCTTGATGATGACTTAAGAAAGAACAAGGATAAACAGACGATGATGTTCATGCATTATCATATTTTGCCTACCGGACTCAGTCAAATGGAGTTTTATACCTATTTTCCGGTGAGTTTTAAAAATAAACTTTTGGACACTATTACAAAATATCAAAATGTCAAATATGTGTTTTCAGGTCATGTGCATATTGGTATCAAAGCTTCCATAAAAACTGCAAGAACTTACAAAGGAACAAATTTTATCTTGGCTCCAACACCGGTTTTTGCCAGACCATTTGGAGAAGAGTATCCCAAATTTGATGAAAAAGGCAGCAGATATGACAAAATGGGATTTTATTCTGAAGTGCATGTGAATGGCGATGAAGTAGAAATTGTTGGTAGAAAAATCTACAAAACTCAGAAAGTGAAATATCCGAAAAAGTTTAAAAAATTTGACGAAAACGAAGATATCAGAGCTTTTGTCCCGGAAGGTCAACTGGAGTATAACGAGAAATTGTTAAATGGTGACTTCTCAGATGGTTTAAATCATTGGAAGTCAAGTTGGCGTTACCAAAAGGACAAGAAACCGGCATTTAACAATTATGTTGAAGACGGAAAAAGCATCCTGAATTATCAGGCACCTTATGGTTCCTGGACTACTGATGAGTATCTTGAAAACTACCAATCCGTTAAATATATTGAAAATCAATTGTTAAACATTCAGTTCACTGTTTCTGATAGTAAGCATAAGGGATCCGGTGGATATTTCAGAGTTTTTGCATATAGTAAAGCCGGTGATTTATTGGGAGTATTGCTGATTCACTGGGGAACTCAGGAATACAAGGTGAGATTTATGCCACAGTCTTGGGCATATAATGCTTCCGGGGATAGATTAGGGCATCTATGGCTTGACCAAAAGCTAAAATTGAAAGAAATGCTCAGTTTTAAAATCAATCCGGATTTTAAAAAAGTAAATGAACTTGATATCAATCTGAGCAGTTTATTTAAGGAGTTTGGAGAATCTGTCAATGTTTCTCAGATAAATCATGTAACAATGGCTTATGGTGTTTGGGGAAGAGTGAATCAACGTGGGAAAAAATTTGCCAGATCATTGCATGTCAACAAGATTCAACTGAGTCCAGTTGATGATAAATCAAACTTAATTCCTGCAAATGTCACTTTGAACAACGAACCGATGACAAAGGAAAAAGAATTAGATTTCAGTTATTTGTACAAGAGCGAAGAATTTAAAAAACGCACCGGTAAGCGTCAATAATAATAACTCCGCTCAATCATTTGGAACCATCTGATTCTATTTGTTAATCAACTGGTTTCATTAATGCTGTAACACTCAGTGATGTGAGATTGAGCTTGATATCGTTTTTTCTCATTTCTTTCGGTGCAATTTGTCCGATGATTGCATAAACTTTTTCTGGGTCTGCTTTAAAGTTGAACTGTATAGTTTGACTATCTGTTTTCACACTATGTTTGATGAATTTTGTAAATAATTCCGTCTTTTGTTTTATTTCCATTGGATATTTTCCGACAACTTTCCAGTTGATTCTGCCTTTGTGTTTCTCCAATTTGTAATTGATTGAAATTGAAACATTGCCGGCACCAAAGTACACAAAATCAGTAAAACAGAAGTTGGCTCTATCGAGTTTTATTGGATTTTTATTGCTTTCATTGGTCCGAAAAGTAATATGATCATCCAGATAAAGTCTAGTGTTTTTGTTCAGTGAATAAAAAGGATCGAGGTTTCTTCGACTGCTGTATAAATTTTTAACATTATTCAATAAGCGTTTTTTTATAAATTCTGCTGATTGTTCCAGACCATTCACTTGAAAAGAGGAGGGTGTTGATTCTTCTGATGGTGATAATACAAAACAACAAGAAGTATAAGGGACACCTTCTATATCCAGAATTGCGGCCGAAGCTAACAATTTCTCCATATTTTTGCCACCGACAAGCGGCCTTACGAAGGCTCTGGGGACATTAAGTCTGTTTTCTTCACACCCGGCATCAAATATTGGCAGAGTGTTGAGACCTGATTCAATAAACAACTGTTTAAGATAATCAATATCAAACTTATAGTTTCCTTTGTTTGGTATGGTGCTATGGTTATACAGGAATTCGGTTGTCATAACATAGACACCATCTTTTTTGAGAACTCTTTTAACTTCTGTTAAATGCTTAATGAAATCTTCTTTGTGCCCGATGTGTTCGACTGCACATGAGGAGTAACAAAAGTCGAGAGAATTTGACTCGATTTCGATAAGTCTCTCATATCCATTTCTTGAGCTTTTAGATTGTCAAGTCTGGAATTTTTCGGTGCATTTCTTTTTAAAAAGTCAATTGGCTGCTCATTCGGATTCATTTTGGCGGTATCCCAGCCGGTATTCCATGAATACAAATCAGTCGCAAGAAATGATTTTACATAGGGTAAAACATGGTAAATTAATGGCTCTTTACCTGCTCCAAATGATGCTCCTACAGAATTACCATCCAATTTCCCTTGTTGGATTAAATTTATAAATATCGCTACAAATTCCCATTGTTTGCGATGATATGAAGCATTGCCGGAAAAAATGTTTTCCAATACATATTTAAACTCCTGTTTTGACCAATCTTCAGCGGCGCATGTTTTTTGCCAGTTATGAGTGATGTTGATTTTTGAGTCTAATTGTTTAATTTCTGACATAATTACCCTTTTATTTCTTATAACCTTTTAAAATAATGTTCCCATGACGAGTATTTATTAATTTTTGTTTATCTATTTTATTGGCAACACCTACTTTAGCTAACAACTCAATGGATTCAAAGGAGTCATACAAATAGTCAACATATTTGTCAAAATCATAGCCTCTGCTTTTGACGAATCTTGGTGACCATTCGGCAATGATAGTGCAATAAGGGTTATTTTCTAAAATATGGGTTGCACCTTCTAGTATAAAAGGTTCTGATCCTTCCGTATCTATTTTAATGACTGATATTTTTTCATTGTTATTTTCCAGAATTTTATCGAGTTTTTGGAGTTTGACTACAGTTTTGTTATCGTTTAAATTTACTTTTTCATGCGTTACTAGACGTCCGCCTCCGTGTTCAGCTGTATCCCATGTTAGTTCCAGCTCTCCATCTGAATTAAAAGCAGCAATGTTGATGGTTTCACATCGTTTTCCAAAAGAGTTAACTGATACAGAAGTCTGCATCATGTCATAAATGACAGGATTGGGCTCCAATGCGTAAACTTTGCCTTTAGGACCAACAATCTTGCATCCTAAGAGTGTGAAGTAACCAATGTTAGCTCCTACATCAACAAATACTTCATCAGAGTTAAGATGCTCATTTATTGCCCACGCAACTGCTTTTTCATAGACTCCATGGGAGATTATTTTTAAGTGCTGGTTATTTCTGGTATCAATTAAAATTCGGCAACCATAATTAGTCACGGTCACGGCTCTGAAATTACCTAAATAGGCATAATTGACGACGTCTCTATTAAAGTTAAACATGTTTTCCATAGGATTTTGTTTGATGATGGTTGTTATGATAAATAATTAATTGCGGAGTGTATCGTACACTATTTTATTTTAAGTTGTGAATCTAATTATCATAATTGCATAATCAATTATAGGATTGAACATGAGGTTGTTCTTATAAAACAAATAAGAATCAGTTAAAATACGCTAAATTTCAAAAATAATAATTAGTTAATGAATTCTAAACCAAAACAGTATGAAATTAATTCTGTTGACATTGAAAATTGGTTTGCTCTCCCAATAGAAGAGAGAAATCGTCTCAATAATGAAATAATTGATGAAGTCATATTACCTTGGAGGGTGATGGTTCGACGTTCAAAAAAACATCCTTTGCCTGGTCTGGCAGGGTTTCATTTAGTGTTCTTCCATATTCCAAAGACCGGTGGAACTACTTTAGATTACCTAACGGCAAAAAATTATCGAATTGATTATGTGTATCAGGTTAATGCTCCCGCATTCGATCAACATGTTGCCGGAGTTTATAAAAACAATCAGATGTTTAGAGTTTTGATGGGTCATTATGAGTTGAATGATTATTTTTACCAACTTTTTGATAGACCTAAAATGGCTCAATTTACTATGCTGCGTGAGCCGGTTAGTCGAGTAATTTCCTATTATGATTACTTACGCACTTCGCCAAATCATCCAAAATATAATATTGCAAAGGATTTGAGCTTAGAGGAATTTGTAATCAATCCTGAAATTGATGAAATGCCAAATGGTCAATCGTTTCGCATTCTTGGGCTTCTGAGAGACAGCACTTGGAAAAAAGTAAAAAAATCTGAACAACAGTTGATAGATGAATCTAAATTTCAGCTTGAAAAAAGATTCACGTTGTTTGGACTAACAGAAATGTATGATCATTTCTTGTTGATGGCACAAAGAGGTTTGGGTTGGAAAGATATATTTTACAAGAGAATGAACTCTTCCAAAGTCAAAACAGATAAATCCACAGTTTCTGATGATACTATTCAATTGATTAAAAAACAGAACAGAGTTGATGTTGAATTGTATGATTTTGCTAAACAGTTGTTTATGAAGAGATTTGAGCAAATGGGCTTGACCGAAAAAATGGTTGAAACTTATAGAGAAAATAACAAAAAATATACTGACTTATTGAACACACAAGTTCAGAGTACAATTGCCTAAAATGCACTTAATTTCCGTCAGAAAACAATTTTTGAATTATAGTAATTTATTTAAGCAAATGTTTAGTGATTACTATCAACAGGAAAAGTATAATTTTTGGCTTGTTCAATTTCTGATGGCGATATCCACCATCTCCGGAATATTCTGGATCAGCGGATTGATAGTTGGGTTAAGTAGCTATCAAAATATTATTGAAGAACTATCAATTAAACAACAATTGCTTTCATGGCTATTTAGCCTTGATGTCTGGCAGTGGTTATTGATTCTAGTAATTAGTGGTTTGTTGTCAGCTTTCACATTTATCGCATCCATCAAAGTTGGGGTTAATTCCTCTCTCAAGTATCAAAAGTATTTAGCATTCCGTTGTTTAAATATAATTTCAGATAAAAACCATCAACATTGGATAAATACATTTCAAGGAATGCATCGTCAAAACTTGCAAAGAATTTTAAGGCAAGGAGTTCAATTGTCAGGTTTGGTTTTAAGAAGAGTCAGTCGTGCATTTATTTCGCTGTTGATTTTCTTTGCTGCAATTGTTTTTCTATGGATATTGGATTTTCAGTTATTGTTGTTGTTATTCCCATTGTCAATAATATATTTGATAGTTCTCTATTATATCAACCGACATGCATCACGAGTTTCTACTGAGATGAATCATTTACAGCCTGATTTTATCAATAAATTCAGACAACTAATTGAAAATTTATTGAATGACAAAATTCACTTGAGTGACGGTGATTTTGAAAATAAGTTTCATGATTCTCAATATATGAAAATGGCGAAATTAAAATACCAAAGGCGCCTTGTTGATATGCATGTGGTTTGGTTAAATTCTATTTTTTTGATTTTAGGTGTCGCAGCTATTGTCATATATTTTGTATATCTAAACTCAGCGGAAAGAGTTGACTGGGGACATTTATTGTTTTTTTTAATCGCATTGAAATATGCGATTGACAGTTTGCAACAAGTTTCATCAGCATCAGTAGCCTTTAGTCGTTTCATGCCTGAAATATCACCGGTTTATCAATTATTGGATATAAATGAGAATGAAGATATACCTGTAAAAGAGATTAAAGAAAGAAACTCAGTTATTTATATTGACTCCAGATATTTTGAAGAATTTGAGCAAAGATATTTTTTCCAGTCATTGAAGTTCTCAGGAGAGTTTGTTTCTATTGATGAAATTAAAAAACAAGGCATACAAAACTGGTTTAAAAAAAATATTAACACAAATTCTCCAGTGGTGATTTATGAAAACAGACTTGAGAAGTTAAAGACATTTCTGAATTCAAATCGAGAAAAAATGTTAGATGGGTTATTTAGCTATTATAGCTACACATTTGATAATATTGGCATTCAGCCAATAAAACTTGATGAGTTGCTGAATTATAAAAGGCAAAAATCATTTGATGACATGATTGATGATTTGGAGGATATTGGTTAATTTTTATGAAAAAAACATATGAAAACAATTTCAGATACCGCGTTTATTACGAACACACCGATGGTGGTGGTGTGGTTTATCACTCCAGATATTTGAACTTTTTTGAGCGTGCGCGGACTGATTGGTTAAGAGAACGTGGAATTATCCAGTCAGTATGGCAGAAAGAACATAATTTAGTCTATGTGGTAACAAAAGCAGAAATTCAATTTAAAAAACCCGCTCGCATGGATGATTCGTTAACAGTGAGTTGTGAAATGACAAAATTACGAAGAGCCAGTGTGGAGTTTTATCAGGAAATGCATAATCAGGATGGAGTATTACTTGCAACTGTTAGGTTAACCGCAGCTTGTCTTTATGCGGATAGCTTTGCTGTCAGAAGTATTCCACAACAATTAACAGAGGATTTAAGTCAGTGAATCAAGATTTTAATTTTATCGAACTTGTAATGAATGCCAGTTTACCGGTAAAAGGCGTGATGTTATTGCTGGTGATGGCCGTAGTAGCATCGTGGTGGATTATTTTTGCCAAATGGATGAGTTTGAAACAAGCCAGTATTTCTGCAAAAAAGTTCGAAGAAACATTTTGGTCCGGTGTGGACTTGCATCGTTTGTATGAAAAGTTAAGCAAAGAAAAAGGCAAATCCTCTGGGATGGAGCAAATCTTCGAATCCGGTTTTCGTGAGTTTTTACGCACCAGAAAAATGTCGCAATCAGATGCCAAAGCAACAGAGTCAGCCGATCGTTCCATGCGAATTGCTTTAAATCGTGAAATTGATGTACTCGAAAGCCATTTGCCTTTTTTGGCAACAATTGGTTCAATCAGTCCATATATAGGCTTGTTCGGAACAGTTATAGGCATAATGATATCATTTCATGCACTTTCAAATGTCACGCAAGCAACGATTGCATTGGTTGCACCAGGGATTTCAGAGGCACTGATTGCAACAGCTATGGGCTTGTTTGCAGCAATTCCGGCGGTTGTTTTCTATAATAAATTCAATGCAAGAGTTGAGCGTTTATACAATCAATACGATATTTTCAAGGAAGAATTCTCCAGCATTCTTCATCGACAAACCGGAAGTTAACGATGCGTAGAAAAAGAAAAGCCGTTGCTGAAATCAATGTGGTTCCCTATATTGATGTGACGCTGGTGCTATTGATCATTTTCATGATTACGACACCGTTACTTAATCTCGGGGTTGATGTCAGTTTACCGGAATCCAATGCCAATACTGTTACTATTGAAACTGAGCCTGTTATTATCAATATTGACGAACAAGGTAAAATGTACTTAAGCATTGGCGGTGAATTCGAAAGCATTGATGAGGAGCAACTCCAAATCAAGCTGGCTGCTTTTATTCGTGCCAATAAAGATATGCCAATACTGATTGGAGCAGATAGAAAAGTGGATTATGGTCGTGCCTATGAAGCGATGGTCGTGGCTCAACAAGCCGGTGCGGATAAAGTTGGTTTGATTTCTGACCCTGTTTCCATGGAAAAATAATTAAACGAGAATGATAACTGCTAAAATCAAATTGCTTGCAAGTTTATACACGATTGCATTGCTTGGCAGTATCGTTGCATTGTTGTTGTTTGGTGGATTCAGGTTCAAATCTCCGGTTATCAAAGGCAAAGTTATACAAGCCACGGTAGTTGATATATCTCAGTTACAACCTAAAAAAGTTAAAAATACACCTCCAAAAAAGAAAGACCTGGAAATAAAAAAAACGCAGCCTGAGGTCAAAAAATCCGAACCTCCAAAGGAAAAAACCAAAGAACCCCCACCAGTTAAAAAAGATCCCCCGGTAGAAAAGAAAATAGAACCGGTTGTTGACACGAAAGCACAGGAATTAGAACGTAAAAAACGTCTGGAACGTGAAAAGAAACTAGAAGAGATTCGACAAAAACGGAAAGAAGCCGAGGAAAGACGTAAAAAAGAAGAGGAAAATCTGAAAAAGCTGATTGAACAAGAAGCCAAAGTCGAACAACCCGAAGAGCAATCAACACCTGTTGCCCATCAAAAAGGTCAAACAGATGATGAACAATTGAATCAACTGATGGTTCAGTACCAGCTTGCTGTGATTTCAGCTGTACAAAGGCAATGGAGTATCCCGCCGTCAGAAAACAAAAACCTGCTCTGTCATGTCAAGGTCAGACAAACCCCCGGAGGTTTTGTTGTTGATGCAACCATAAGCTCGCCCTGTAATGCTAACTCTGTTGTCAAACAATCAATAATTGCTGCTATCAAAAAAGCGGAACCGTTACCCTATAAAGGTTTTGAGAAAGTATTTAGTCGTACTGCGACGTTTATTTTTGAGCCAAAAGAATAGCCACTCCAGTATAATTCGAGTTACTTTTTCTAATGTTCTTGAGTTTCAATTCTATGCTTGTAAGATACGCATATAATCAAACTTTGGGATAGACAATGACAGATTTTGTTTCAGACTTAGTAAAAAAGGTTAAACCTTCAGCAACGATTGCAGTGAGTATGAAAGCTGCTGAATTACGCAGAGCAGGTAAAGATGTTATTGGCTTGGGAGCAGGGGAACCCGATTTCGACACGCCTGATCACATCAAACAAGCTGCCATTGAAGCTATTAATAATGGTCAAACCAAATATACGGCAGTTGATGGAACGCCGGAACTGAAACAAGCGATTATCGGTAAATTTAACCGAGAGAATGGTCTTGATTTTGCCGCAAACCAAATACTGGTCTCTTGTGGAGCTAAACACAGCATTTCCAACTTACTCTCAGCAGTTCTAAATCCGGGTGATGAAGTCATAATTCCGGCTCCGTATTGGGTTTCTTATCCCGATATGACTCTGCTCGCAGGTGGTGTGTCTGTTATTGTTCCAACCAAACAAGAACAAAACTTTAAAATCTCACCTCAACAGTTAGAAAAAACCATTACAGATAAAACGAGGTTGATAATTCTCAACACACCAAGCAACCCAACAGGAAAAGCCTATCGCAAGGAAGAGCTTCAGGCTTTGGGCGAAGTTTTGCTGAAATATCCACAGGTCATGATTGCCACCGATGATATTTATGAGCATATTTATTGGGGCGAAGAAGAAATCACCAATTTGGGGATTTTGTTCCCTGAAATGATGGATCGAATGGTCTTTATCAATGGTGTTTCAAAAGCCTATGCAATGACCGGTTGGCGTATTGGTTATGCTGCCGGACCGGTTGATGTGATAACAGCGATGCGTAAAATCCAATCTCAAAGCACCTCCAATCCGTGTTCGATTTCTCAAGCAGCTTCAGTTGCCGCATTAAATGGTGACCAAAACTGCCTTGAGCCAATGAAAAAGGCTTTTAAAGAAAGACATGATTGGTTAATTGCAGCATTGAATGATATTCCGGGTTTTTCTTGCATCGAAGGTGAGGGGGCGTTTTACGCTTTCCCGAATGTTGAAGAAGCTATGTCAAAAATTGATGGAATCAATAATGATGTGGATTTTTCGACTTGGTTATTGGAAAACGCTGAGGTGGCTGTTGTACCAGGGACTCCGTTCGGTGCACCCGGTCATGTGCGTTTATCTTT
This window encodes:
- a CDS encoding restriction endonuclease subunit S; translated protein: MDNVKLVPELRFPGFDDDWKKVNLSKVFNITAGGDIKKSHVSHIKTSEFPYPIYANAEKAKGLYGFSNIFKVNENVITVTGRGVNIGIAHARDHKFYPIVRLLILKPKHDIDIVFFEYLINQINLFIESTGVPQLTAPQLSTYSVNEPTLREQQKIANFLTAVDKRIGLLKQKKTALETYKKGLMQKIFNQEIRFKPDSNSPLSRGVRGVSTGVCSIQNSNNYPDWEEKSFISSFPVVTNGFVGTATPHYRETGICYIQGKNIKKNSINNKGMIFINDEFHTKQKNSQLKENDILMVQSGHVGECAVVSKDYEDSNCHALQLLNQ
- a CDS encoding type I restriction-modification system subunit M codes for the protein MTEDQKKNLETQLWGIANLLRGKISADDYRDYILGFIFFKYLSEKQHLYANDLLKGEDITEYTQITDTDTLKVIEEESVLTLGYSLAPAELFQVLVAKGQSRVEGESNYILDDLQAVLNHIENSTRNTESEEDFNALFEDLDLQSNKIGRTVARRNDIVVEILGFLSKIDFKLEDVESDVLGDAYEYLIAKFAAGAGKSAGEFYTPQKVSKILAKLVTTGKQRLRSVYDPTCGSGSLLLRVAREAKVEEFCGQELNRTTYNLARMNMILHGVHYRNFDIQQADTLEEPKHIEQKFEAVVANPPFSAHWKSSANPLNDSDDRFSPYGRLAPKTKADYAFLTHMLYQLDDNGIMASVFPHGVLFHGAAESEIREYLIKEMNALDAVIGLPANIFYGTSIPTCILVLKKNRQPDDKVVFIDASGDDHFIKEGNQNVLRDDDVDLIIDTYRNRKIIDKYSYVASLEEIAENDYNLNIPRYVDTFEEEEPVDLKAVSMELKQLDKELDEINKDIQKFCDELGIGTPF
- a CDS encoding metallophosphoesterase, whose amino-acid sequence is MSVTIIVIISNFALELADIFKPMTMNNFKLFSILVLFPFYLLADGIKSDAPISKPYKDKFMFLINSDPQMGDQFTEKSGLQVLNELLEMFVYETNSRKLKDKPDFVVWNGDLVWDAYQNAFDNFQRIVAKMKIPSVLVHGNHDGYDDDPKFLNLQENISGYRQLNYSFDYGKWHFVVISAQEKYNKDEQKKELLDWLDDDLRKNKDKQTMMFMHYHILPTGLSQMEFYTYFPVSFKNKLLDTITKYQNVKYVFSGHVHIGIKASIKTARTYKGTNFILAPTPVFARPFGEEYPKFDEKGSRYDKMGFYSEVHVNGDEVEIVGRKIYKTQKVKYPKKFKKFDENEDIRAFVPEGQLEYNEKLLNGDFSDGLNHWKSSWRYQKDKKPAFNNYVEDGKSILNYQAPYGSWTTDEYLENYQSVKYIENQLLNIQFTVSDSKHKGSGGYFRVFAYSKAGDLLGVLLIHWGTQEYKVRFMPQSWAYNASGDRLGHLWLDQKLKLKEMLSFKINPDFKKVNELDINLSSLFKEFGESVNVSQINHVTMAYGVWGRVNQRGKKFARSLHVNKIQLSPVDDKSNLIPANVTLNNEPMTKEKELDFSYLYKSEEFKKRTGKRQ
- a CDS encoding FkbM family methyltransferase, producing MFNFNRDVVNYAYLGNFRAVTVTNYGCRILIDTRNNQHLKIISHGVYEKAVAWAINEHLNSDEVFVDVGANIGYFTLLGCKIVGPKGKVYALEPNPVIYDMMQTSVSVNSFGKRCETINIAAFNSDGELELTWDTAEHGGGRLVTHEKVNLNDNKTVVKLQKLDKILENNNEKISVIKIDTEGSEPFILEGATHILENNPYCTIIAEWSPRFVKSRGYDFDKYVDYLYDSFESIELLAKVGVANKIDKQKLINTRHGNIILKGYKK
- a CDS encoding sulfotransferase family 2 domain-containing protein yields the protein MNSKPKQYEINSVDIENWFALPIEERNRLNNEIIDEVILPWRVMVRRSKKHPLPGLAGFHLVFFHIPKTGGTTLDYLTAKNYRIDYVYQVNAPAFDQHVAGVYKNNQMFRVLMGHYELNDYFYQLFDRPKMAQFTMLREPVSRVISYYDYLRTSPNHPKYNIAKDLSLEEFVINPEIDEMPNGQSFRILGLLRDSTWKKVKKSEQQLIDESKFQLEKRFTLFGLTEMYDHFLLMAQRGLGWKDIFYKRMNSSKVKTDKSTVSDDTIQLIKKQNRVDVELYDFAKQLFMKRFEQMGLTEKMVETYRENNKKYTDLLNTQVQSTIA
- a CDS encoding YbgC/FadM family acyl-CoA thioesterase yields the protein MKKTYENNFRYRVYYEHTDGGGVVYHSRYLNFFERARTDWLRERGIIQSVWQKEHNLVYVVTKAEIQFKKPARMDDSLTVSCEMTKLRRASVEFYQEMHNQDGVLLATVRLTAACLYADSFAVRSIPQQLTEDLSQ
- the tolQ gene encoding protein TolQ, whose product is MNQDFNFIELVMNASLPVKGVMLLLVMAVVASWWIIFAKWMSLKQASISAKKFEETFWSGVDLHRLYEKLSKEKGKSSGMEQIFESGFREFLRTRKMSQSDAKATESADRSMRIALNREIDVLESHLPFLATIGSISPYIGLFGTVIGIMISFHALSNVTQATIALVAPGISEALIATAMGLFAAIPAVVFYNKFNARVERLYNQYDIFKEEFSSILHRQTGS
- a CDS encoding ExbD/TolR family protein, which encodes MRRKRKAVAEINVVPYIDVTLVLLIIFMITTPLLNLGVDVSLPESNANTVTIETEPVIINIDEQGKMYLSIGGEFESIDEEQLQIKLAAFIRANKDMPILIGADRKVDYGRAYEAMVVAQQAGADKVGLISDPVSMEK